One Tachysurus vachellii isolate PV-2020 chromosome 5, HZAU_Pvac_v1, whole genome shotgun sequence genomic window, TTGTTTTCAACTTTAActgaattattttgtgtgccTTTACTCCTGCAGGTCTTTGTGACAGGTCAGCAGATGCCAGTCGATGACCTCTACCTGGATGAGCAGTCTGGTGATGATGAAATCACCTCTGGCTCAGGGTCAGGTAGGCCAAACTCAAGTTACTCTAAATATCCTTGAAAATGAAGATCATAATTTGTTTAGGTTATCTGAAACTTCAGTATGATTAGTTTCTATGATTAGATGagtttttaaaagtaataaatggGAATTTTGTGTGGGTAATCTTTGAGAGCAATATTTGAAAGATTCTAAAAGATTTGAATGGTACAAGTTATAATATTATGTATGTACTCCATTTAACTTATCTGCTATTTGTATTACTGGTCTGATATTAAGTGCATTTTATTTACTCTATACTCGTACTCTTACAATGACAATAGAGTTGAACCTAACCTAATCTGACCTGACCCAATCTGTAATACATAGTAAGTATTTAGAACCAACAGTCAGAACTCCATAAGGCCCCAGGAGAGGGAACAGAAGggatttctgtttattgtatGCATTCACCCTTTTATGTAGGTGATTATACAAGGCTGTGTAAGTGTTTTCCTAATCTTTATGTGTCTACCATGTAAAGCATTATGCAGTGAATTtatatgtattgtattgtaagcAAAgggttaatttatttcagtaattttaTTTAAGTAATTGCCAACACAAGCTTCAGAATGTGGTTACTTTCATGAAGCTCAATAAGTCTGTACCAGTGAGTCTGAAGATACTGGTGTGACTTTGCAAGTCTACTGTAAACAGAAGGGAAACCTGTTGGCTCCTAGAACATGGCAGCAAATCAACAAGAGCACAGATGTTTCACCTGCGGTAAAAGATGGTCAGCCAAGACCACCACGCTCTTTCAGAAGACATCTGCTTCAAACATGATCCCTGATTATTAATATATCAGCCCTCCTACCTTACACCATCGTCAAACTACACCTTAGACTAACACTTATGAACAGTCTGAattgttcataagaatgtgttGACTGTGTCAAATACTGACTTaaaattactgtttattactGACTATTAGAAAATTTACAGAAGTGCAAAATGAATGATAAAGGTATTTCTGACAGTGGTGTTTTATTACTTTGGATTGGTTTTGGATTACCAATCAGAAGACAATGTTTCTGAATCCTAACACCAACAACCTGCCCTTGTTAAGTCCATGTGCAAGATTCTTATTTGTGAACTGCTCCAAGGGGCTCCTATCATGACTGACCCCAGCTACTTCACAGCTTGGgaccaaaaaaatgtattttattgtatcgTACTCATATATGCAACAATAAAGGTTGTGATAGAGGACATGTGCCTTGTTTATCTCCTTCAGGTTTTGTTGAAAGTGATGATGAGGATGTGCAGACAatggaaaaaacacagaacataaagcCTACACAGTATTTCATCCAGACAACGAGCCTAGGTCCGGAGATCACCTCATTTAATGTGCCAGACACACAGCTGGCCTCCACAGATGCAGGACAGCAGGTCACAGAGGTAAAATAGGTGCTTTTCCACTAGATTTCTGAAGACAGAGTCATGTACTTTGGCTTATCATTGTTTGATACTGCATGTCAAATTAAGACAACATTTTAAGCCAAGGTAAATGTAAGTGTACTTATTTGCCGTGCATCACATGATAATCATAATATTTTACCAAGTAAACAGTTTGCTTGTGCATATGGTAGTACATGAGCAATTCAGcaattttgtttaattctaGCTTTATACGTCCACCATATTGGTATTTAAgctaaaagtaaaaatgtgaacaacagttttaattattattgacACCTACTTTTCTATAGCTCTGTAGTCGCTTGTTTAATTGTACACCCAGTTGATGTACACCCGGGTGATGTAAAGTTCAACACTTAAACCACATaatcattgtttcatttcaaatccagtGTGAATCAACACACTTCCTGGACTACTGTACTACATATCAAACTAAATCATTTTTACTCATGTTATGAGCTGTTGTTGGTATGTTTTTCTcacacttttttcatttctctgtcaATCCCTGGGTCCTCCACACGTTTTCCTTTCAGACGGAGAAATCCCAGGGTAATGACTTAGCCACCACCCTAAGCAGCTTTCAAGATGTGAGACAGGTTTCTGACAAGGAAACTGTTGTGCAATCTGAAAACCTGTTCCAGAGGACTGAAGTGCTGGCAGGTGCGTTCAGATTGGATTTTTCTTCCATGATCAATTACTTTAACTAAAAAAGCAGGCtatacattttctttgtttatgttcttgcAGTCTTTACATATCACAAATACGGCATGTTTCAAGGTCAAGAATGAATTAACGCTACTAGCCTCAAACATACAATGCAAAATGAAATCAAGTAATGACAACTTGAACATAGACAAAGTTCTCTAATATTTCTTAAGATGTATTTTGTTATGTGATTATTACTTCTCCGCTTAGCTAAATTATTCTCACATACCATGTGGTGATTCTATCACTGGGCATGAGGCTGGACTAGTCCATGGATGGGATGACAGTCTGTTCTAATCTAAACtcttataattatatattatattatgtttaaaaatgtaatgattttGTGCAAGTgtcattaaactttaattgGAAAACATTTAGAAGGCAAACTAAAAATCTTCTTAGCGTTAACAGAAAATGCTAGAGCTGACAGCTTTGTCAGATAACattataatacataaaaacatgaGTCATTCCTTTGCCTTTTCTATGGCTGAATCAAGCCTGGTGGCTGTTATTTTCCAGCATCCTTCTTAGTTGACTAAACTGATTGATAGATGTTTATGAGAAAACATTTGCACTGTAGAACTCAGATAAGCCTATTTCAAGACATGTTGAACTTGTCTTACATTGGTGGTGAATCATTTTGCCTTTTTCTAAGAAGAAATGCAAAACTGTCAGCCATGTCTATTTGATTCAGAAGTAGTTATAGAATTCAGAAGTTTTAGAGTTatattctgctttttatttaacataaagtGTTTGGCTTTATGCTGAACTAACACAGAATTGTCAATAGTTGTCTGCAAGTCACAAATGACTATTTATTCTAGCCATTTAACAACCTAATCTCACTGTGATGATTTTTATATTGTTCTGTGTGATCAaaactgtgtgttctgacagaATTACTCCTTTTGTCTGTAGCTGTTATAGCTGGTGGCGTGATTGGTTTCCTGTTTGCAATCTTCCTTATTCTCTTGTTGGTGTACCGCATGAGGAAGAAGGATGAGGGCAGCTATGATCTGCAAGAGCGCAAACTACAGAGTACAGCTTATCAGAAAGCTCCAACCAAGGAGTACTATGCCTAAATGAGCGATTACACTCAACATTAACTACCATATGACAAACATTTCTTCAGCCATTAAAAGCAAAAGCTGGAATTTTAAAAGACCAAGGAGGTTTTTATTGGGAACCTATTTAATAACAAAGATGCAGTATTTTGCTTCATAAAGCCAATCAGatgttatgtttttattatggATACTGACTTATTTCTCATGtggtttttaaaaattgttggagaaaatattgtaatataaaacaatacCATGTAATGATTTGTTTTCAGCCACAGATTACTTTGTGACTATAGAGATACatgtgtcttttttaaatatacaaaaggTCTGAATTCTGGATTGTAAATGTACTTCATTCTTTGTACTATAATGATTACCCTGATCATAATGCAGTATCTCCATATTGATGTCAGTATCTCGTTCTTAATTTAGGTACAacagaaagtgttgatttttataaaacattctcTCTTTTAAACGGTTCTCTCTGGGCTTGTAAATGTTTAAGTGCTGTTAACacaaatttgtatattttgtcaaTTCAGTATCAAAGTATCAATTTTGAAATTGTCTTATTTGCTCcgaattattttataaaatccaGCCAAGAACaaatcttaacacacacacacacacacactgtctctgtctctctctgtctgtctgtctgtctctctctctctctctctctctctctctctctctctctctctctctctctctctctcattgttaCGGCAGGTAAAGTAACCTCACTGTAAATGTCATTACTATTTTGTCCTTTATTCCCTCTGTTTTTCAAgcccaaaatgtttttttttttttttttttttttattttaatccatgACAATTGAATTTCCTCATTAAACAGTTTGAGTCTTCAAATTTTTCCCAAATTCAGTACTGCAACTTTAGAAGGTAGAAATTATGGCATTACCACCATTAGCTTAAAGAAATATGAGTTATTTGCACTAAACAACTTCTTATATTAAACTGATTGCATCAAGCACATTTAATACTGTCTACATAGTTATGAAACTACATAGTTTTTGTCAATAAACTGAGGCAGAACCAGCAGTCAACGAGTGCATAAATGTTCATTAATGAGCCCAAAAATTTCAATTTCCATGGTCATCAAAGCTATATGTTTAGGAGCCTGGAAACATTTCACTTCTTAAAATATGTCTGCAGAGCAAACCACAGATTATTCTTCAGTCTgatgtctgtatttttgtaaGAGTTGGTTGTTTACATGCTTTGGTCAGATCTGGTCACGAAAGTTGATATTGCAGCCTATGAAatgcattaaatattaatgcatCTGTGGGAACTCAGATTGTTTAACGATAAAAATTCCATtgtattagaattattaagcaGATAGCATCAATGTGTTATCCAAAATTATTGAGTGATGACCAAAAAAAGGATGCTGAGTGATTCATGACATATGGAGATTCCAAGCACAAGTGCACTTCATTGACATGTTTTGGATTTTTACACATACTGTGTTTGCTGatgatattttatacattaccAAATGTTAAACTCATGATTGTTGTTAAGCATTAATAACTGTCCAAAGCCTGTCCTGATTATTGTCATGATGACACTATTACATACTCAACTTATTTTTAccttttctgtttcctgtttcctgtttgcttaaTTTCCTTTAAGGATGTGACCGTTAGAGtcaatgatttatttgtattatgttaataaataataatttatagaaTATAACTATTTATATACaacatattaaatgtaatatgttaaataaaaaaacaacaatctagCTAAATGtatattcacatttaaatgCCTTGAAGTGCCTACTGTTTTGAAAGATTTTAGAAACATTTTGGGGCATTTGAAGACATTTGTACAACAGAATAAAAGATGGAGTTTCATCAGCATGGCTGATAATGGAATGGTTATGGAGTTATAAAATCAGTGTTGTAATAAAAGCTATTGAATAAACAATTTCTCAGGCTGTGGTTATTAGCTTCTAATTTTAAAATGCTTGCTACGCTCTTAATGAATATTGGCATTCTTATATAAAGCCATAGGGCAAAATAACTTGTCATCAGTTAGGTTTAATCACAGCATACAGGCTTATAATTTGTAGAGTTTCCATCCAAGATATTTACCCAATCTtgcaaagaaaatgtaagactTCCAGATATTGTATTCCTGTGAAATATATACTGTTCACCAACCTGCATGGTTTTATGAGATGGGAGGGGAAGAAATAATTGCCATGAAATTTAATATTAACTTACAGTATAATAGTCCAACCCACAGCGgtcactgtaataaacactcaAATGGAAAatttattcatgcaattatattatatttctattactattactattaattactattactatttctattatagattattacacgttattatacatacattatacattattacatttataaaagaTTCACTTAGAATATTCATCTATAGAAGCAAACTGAAGGTGGATCGAAAATATGGGTCTAAGAAATTGCCAAAATCTCATTTATACCTAATTTTTAATATCTCATTCTCTCCAATTATAAAATCTCAACATACACGATTTGACCATTTTACTTATCACATATCACATATGTTACCATTTCCTACCACGCTGAATGTCTGTTcctattaattacattttataacttagtttaaaaacaaacaaacaaacaaacaaacaaacaaataaaaaaaaaacataaaaaactaaACTTCCCTACAGCAGAAATGGAGTgagtgtgaaacacacacaccccaccggCTTGCCGTAGCAATGAGGAAGTGAAACTGTATGCTGAAGGTCACGTGATCTTCCTGTTCGACGTTAACGAGGTTCGTAGAATTAAACATTCCTCTCAGTTGTTAGGGAACAtaaagaaacacttttttttattcataatatcTGTCTAGCTGACTTC contains:
- the LOC132845818 gene encoding syndecan-2-like, encoding MRNSWMSLALSALCLLGKGVFVTGQQMPVDDLYLDEQSGDDEITSGSGSGFVESDDEDVQTMEKTQNIKPTQYFIQTTSLGPEITSFNVPDTQLASTDAGQQVTETEKSQGNDLATTLSSFQDVRQVSDKETVVQSENLFQRTEVLAAVIAGGVIGFLFAIFLILLLVYRMRKKDEGSYDLQERKLQSTAYQKAPTKEYYA